One segment of Desulfallas thermosapovorans DSM 6562 DNA contains the following:
- a CDS encoding HPP family protein — MHETIEQDGRPVQARASEKLTNYLCKMKGGKCTDLPKISWSGLFCSVLGSFTGLGLLTILSDMYKLPLLLPSFGASAALLYGACHLPMAQPRNVMGGHLISAFIGVLAYQMFGSSWWAITLGVTMAIVAMTVTYTLHPPGGATAFLAVYTGQDFGFIISPVGVGAVCLVCIALLVNNLSSERKYPKYWY, encoded by the coding sequence ATGCATGAAACCATTGAGCAGGATGGGCGGCCGGTCCAGGCCAGAGCTTCAGAAAAATTAACAAACTATCTTTGCAAAATGAAAGGCGGCAAGTGTACAGACCTGCCTAAAATATCCTGGTCCGGTTTGTTTTGTTCGGTTTTGGGTAGTTTTACCGGGCTTGGTTTATTAACTATATTATCGGATATGTATAAATTACCGCTATTATTGCCCTCATTTGGAGCCTCAGCCGCGCTATTATATGGTGCCTGCCATTTGCCCATGGCCCAGCCTAGAAATGTTATGGGCGGCCATTTGATATCTGCGTTTATAGGGGTACTGGCATATCAAATGTTTGGCAGTTCCTGGTGGGCTATTACTCTGGGGGTTACCATGGCTATTGTGGCTATGACGGTGACATATACGCTGCACCCACCCGGGGGAGCCACCGCTTTTCTGGCTGTTTATACCGGCCAGGACTTTGGATTTATCATATCCCCCGTCGGAGTTGGTGCCGTGTGTTTGGTTTGCATAGCTTTGCTGGTTAATAATTTATCCAGTGAGCGAAAATACCCAAAATACTGGTACTAA
- a CDS encoding Uma2 family endonuclease: MSVILSDRVYTVWDYMQLDDGNRYELIGGKLVMVPRPRPKHQRVSGKIFYQIEDFLKKNFLGVVIQEVDVILGSDVVAPDLLFIAKDRLDLVGELNIQGAPDLVIEILSPSSASIDRRKKRKLYLASGVKEYWMVDPDQELVEVLVAEEKEWRWAGIFDREDILTTALLPGLEIRLSEVFKGFNVR, encoded by the coding sequence ATGTCAGTGATTTTATCGGATAGGGTTTACACCGTTTGGGATTACATGCAGTTGGATGATGGGAACCGGTACGAGTTAATTGGGGGGAAATTGGTTATGGTACCACGGCCAAGGCCGAAACACCAAAGGGTTAGCGGGAAAATATTTTACCAAATTGAGGATTTCCTTAAAAAAAATTTTTTAGGCGTAGTTATACAAGAAGTTGATGTTATTTTAGGATCTGATGTAGTTGCCCCGGACTTGCTTTTCATTGCCAAAGACCGGTTGGATTTAGTGGGCGAGTTAAACATCCAGGGTGCCCCGGACCTGGTGATAGAAATTTTGTCCCCCTCTTCGGCAAGCATAGACCGCAGGAAAAAAAGGAAACTATATTTGGCTAGCGGTGTAAAAGAATACTGGATGGTAGACCCGGATCAGGAGTTGGTGGAAGTGCTTGTAGCAGAGGAAAAAGAATGGCGATGGGCTGGTATATTTGATCGGGAGGATATTTTAACCACGGCACTTTTGCCGGGCCTGGAAATAAGACTGAGTGAAGTATTTAAAGGTTTTAATGTTCGGTAA